The segment GGACAAGAAGGGCAAGCATGGGAGGCAAGTGTGGCTGGAAAAGGTAGATGATTTAAGACcaaaaagggaccattatgatcacctagcCTGGTAATGAGAAGTACTTTTGTTACAGGCACATCTTGTTGggccctttttaaatataaaaataatatgttGAATTTAGTTAAAATGTAGAGGTTGGGTTTTTATTTCTAAATTCCCACATCCCCCCACCCAACAGTAACACTATACAGAAATGTAACACCGCCCTGAGAAAGCTGAGACTGTCCGATACAAAGGGGCAGAGGGCCAGGCTATGAAGAAGGGGCTAGCAAAAAGGGAAGCAAATTCGGCACCGTCAGGCCAACCCCAGCACTCACTGACCCAGGACCCAGCAGGAGAAACCCCAAGAGGCAGGTGGTGTCTGAGCACAATCCGCCCTTGTGACAAGGTTCACCAAAGAAGTGGTGAGTATGGAGTGGGAGGGCTCACCCCGTTAAGGACTTTAAGGGAgggaatttcaaaagtgctcagccttAGCCTAACTCAGTTTCCGTTGAAGTCAAGGAAGCTttaccactaacttcagtgggaacagagttaggccaatgctgagtctTTTCAAAATCTCACCCTAATTCCTACAGTCAGTCCACTGGAGGACAGTGTACACAACGGAGCAGAGGTGTAAACTGGCTCACTGGGGTTGAGTAGACGTGACCAATGTGCAGTTCCATTCCCAACAAGCTGCATGCAAAGACCTGCTGTAAAGTCAAATCAGGGCCCTAATAAGAAAAACTTATAGAATTAAGCCAATCTCTGAATTTACAATGTGGGCCATTGTCTTTAATCCTGACCACCAGGTATTGTGTGTGTCACAAAATCCAATTGCCTCCCTACGCTGGCAGTAAACAGTTTGTCCCTACCATGAACAAAGGCCTCCTTTGCTATGAAGGCACCTGAGGGTGAGGCAGAGCGCAGTTAATCCCCATGGAGAAGGCAACACCTTCAGGTGTGTTTGTTTAAAGGATCATGCACTGATATCAATTGAAGATTGAGTTCTTTTAGGTATTTAGTTGGATCTAGCATAAGGTATATACCATGAAGGCTTGGCCATTAATCTAACGCACagagaaaaaaattggtttttccTGCCCTCAGGCACTCATGAGATGCTTGCAGGGCTTTTTTGCCGTTGCAGTTTCCTCCCTTACCTCTCCATATCCTTATTTCAAGGACATAACATAGAGCAGATCAGGGCATGAAACCCGGGTATATTAATGGAAGATTTGCAAATAATACAAGgttcttaaacaaaacaaaactgcagcCTTTTTCCAGAccgaggccctgatcctacaacaAGCTCTACACAGATAGAAGGGCCTGTCCACCCAGAGCTCATGGCAGGATCAcaccctgggttctatttctaatCAGACCTGCAGGTTCATTTTGTCTTAGCAACTTGCTAGTGTTGGAAGGTGCTTGAATTCAGCAGCCGCCGGATTGCACTTGGCTGTTTGCCTTGCAGCGCAGAGCTCTCTCTGCAGCGGGTCTGCTCTCCCTGGAGTGTGCAGAACCATTTACAATAGAACTTAGTTCTCTCAAATGCCTCTCAGCAGAAACATGATTTGCCTCTGCTCTAACGTCTCCCTGCAAACGCTGTGTCAGAATAGCTAGCAGGAGGGTTGTAGGGAGCATTGGTTTCTATCTGATTTTCATATCATGCTTTGGACAGATTCTGGATCAAATTTAGCCTTTTCTTAAACGAGCACAACTCCAGGGTTCAATGCGCTCTCTTATGccaggactgaatttggcccattgtgtgcCACAGGAAATAAGTGGTTTAGATGCATTGAAGCCTGACTCAGAGGGCTTTctagattgttttgttttccttagcAGTATAGGACCATTTCATGTATGTTTTCCATACAGTTTGTAGTCTGAAATAACCAGAGGGGCTTGATTTTATTGCATAATCTATCAGTGAGTCATTCTCCATCTGTGATTGTTACATCCACATTCTAGTTGCTTCCTTCTATGGTGGTGTTGGTTGTCCTCTGCGATTTAGTATGTCAGTTTAGTATGTTCTTTTACTTATTTGTTTAGTTTGAGACACACAATTTATATGCGGCTCATTTCCCTTTTCTATTTTAATGTAACATAAAGTGGGGAGTTATTGTAGTGGTCATGAAAAGTGTTGATTGACAGCCACAAAAGTAGAAGTCCTTGTGCAGTACAGTACTACAGGTAGCAGCAGTGTAAGCTCCCCTGCAACCACGCCTCCTCAGTATTGTTCTGCAGGATCCACTGCTAACAAGGCAAAAGTTCACTCTGCGGCACCATTCAATCCTTTTGGCCATTCTGCTGAGGATTCGGGTTATGGGGGAGATTTGGTGGAGCGGCCTTCTGTTCTCTAGGAATTGTGGAAGACCGGCTCATTTCAGATTGGTAACTGAGCAAATGGCCAGAAGGTAATAACTTATACTCACTATAGGCCTGAACTGAAATGATATCCCGAACAGCTGCTGAATACTGCTGATTCCCATGAACAATCCCCTATCTAGTCTCCTTAGAGCTCTCTCTTTCTTCTTTATCACTTGCTCGTTCTTTGCTGCTGATGCACATCTCCATATGCCAATATCCCACTGCCTCTACTCCAGTgataccccccacacccacatacagcagcagcagcaactggcAGATGGGCACAGGCACTCGGTTTCCTTTCTTCTCCTCACAGCCCAGAACAGTCAACCTGGGGACTGAGATTTTGCAGAACTTTGGCCTCTGGCTCCTCTTTGGTAGCCTAAAGCTCAAAGGCTGAGAGCAGATCTCTCAGATAATACATTTCTAAGGATGTTCCAGCAAGGATGGATCCATTTCTTAGGGAATTTTCTTCCATGAAGCAGTCTCCAGTTCCCCCCATCCCAGGAACTAGAGTCTGACCACAAGATAAAGAACATGTGGAGCTTGGATGCAGTTGGAGGGTAGGAGATTTTAATTCTCCAGGAATCTAGGCCAAGGAAATTGAGAAACTGACATTCTCTGAAGCCCCAAGTCTGCTCAGAAGCTCAACATCTACAGGGTTATGTGCTCCATCAAATGATTCTTAAGCTAATAGGAGTGGATGGCACTTGGTATCTTGTAGGATCAAGCACTTACTGAGGGATTCTCCTTCATTCAGTGGTAGGTGGTAAAGAGAAGGGCAACCGTTCTGTTTTCCCACGTGTGTCTTTTTTCCACTCTCCAGATTTCCGTTCTTTAATGGTGAGGGAAAAAACAGGGCATCGGATCCTCTAATGTATCATCCGTTTAAAATGTCAGAACAGTCTTCGTAATTTGCCTCCTTTTTATACGGTATATTAGTAAATATAGAAACACAAGAGTTGAGATTTCACAAAATAACGTTTGTAATTCAGGTCCAGGCCATTTCACAGCTTGTGACATTTTATTTTGCCTAACGTATTTGCAAAATAATTGGGAGAGTCAACTGTCAgtgaaaaaaatctgtatttccaCCATCCCCCTTCTGCAGTTACACGTGGTGCTCCGAGTAGGATGTGTTGGTCTGGTGTTTGCATGCAATGCTGTCATGTGGACCTTCTTTGCAAAAGCCCTCCACTACTCCTCTTCCTCAGCGACCGCCACGGTGACAACAACAGCCTCCAACTTCATCTCTTCGGTGAGTAGAACTGATGtcatagatttgaaggccagaagggacctctgtgacgctggaattgccagactggatcagacccccgggggtccatctagcctagtattctGTCTAactgtggccagcaccagatactCCAGAGGAAAATGTAAGAACTCCAGattaggcagatgtgggataatcaaaccaatgatcatttagtctgatctcctacATGACACAGGCCGTAGAATTTCTCCTAGTAATTGCTGTAGGGAAATTATTCTTCCCTACTACATAAGCGAATGCTATCTTGCTCAATGGCTTGTGGTTGGTTTAGTGTTTATCATAATTTTCTGATAGGTTGCGACAGACTGGCCTTGTCCTTGTGCATGCTTAAGAACTGGAGAGGAGAGGCACTGTCAGGGTTTCACTTTTACTTTGCATCACTCTTTAGCAAGCCCCAAGCCAAAACCATCATGCCTTTAGGAATATGGGGTGTTTTACACTTGCCCCTGCTTACCTGTAACTCTTCAACTGACATATTAATCTCTTTTTCCCCTACTTTAGATAACTCTTGTCCAGTTTTTAGCactatgggcttgatccaaagtccagtggtctttctgttgacttcagtgaactttagATCAGTCCCCTTGTTTCCAGAAAGATATTGACCATAGAAGATATTCAGAGATGACCAGCAAAAAAGATCAGGGTCTGCAGCACTGATTTGCAAGGAAGGTTTAAAACCACTCATTTGGCCAAGAGATGACTTAAATACTAGAGGTGACATTCTGggcccactgaactcagtgggaattttgccaagGATAGAGAGGAATTTAGGGAGTATAAGTAAGAGTAATGGGATAaaattaagaaagagaaaattaaagtCAAATATGAAGAAGACATTCCCATCTTAATCTGCAGAATAGTGTTTCAGGGTAGTCCCATCATTTTGGACATTTAAGagaaggcttggaaggattcgatttttatcagtaaatgtcagtaaacctGAATTTCGCCATACAAACACAAACCACTGAAATATATTTCCATCAAGGATCATTCaaatttacagctaggcaaagtaagaagaatgctgcttgagaacataTTGGAGTTTGATGtaaagatatttattttgtatattttgacatgtgatgttgacagttgTGTGTTTTAATGATTATAAAGCTTTAGCTGTTTTAATGAtaatagatgttgagattcaataATTGTCTGACACTCCATAATTTCCCACAGCTGTGAATATGTAAATTGGGGGGGAAATGCTTAAGTCaacattatctgtcaaaattataaaaaaaaaaccaaaaatcagCATCTGCCAAGTCTCTTTTACTGGGCTGGACAAAGCACCAGGGACCAATCCTGTGTTGGCTGTAAAATGGATTGGGTGACCTAGTAGGTCTTTTCCAACTTTAACTCCGGTGAATCTAAGCAGCAGCAGATGTTTCTGTTGGCGATGGTTGCAGTAGTTTTGTTAGGCAGGCTTTATACTAAGAATCACGGGTCAGATCATCTAGTGGTGTAATTCagcgtagctccactgacttcaatggagctaggccattgtacacaccagctgaggatctgccccaggtTTTGTACTGGAGAAGATTTCTTTGCAACTCTGCCTTGTGAATGtatttctctttccttccctcaGGCCTTCCTGGGCAAGCTGCTCTTTGGAGAGACTCGTGCACTCTTGTGGTGGGTAGGAATCAGCGTGACACTTGGTGGACTCCTGCTGCTGCACACAGCTTCACCTCACACAGAACAGCAGCATTCTGAGAAGAAGGACAAATAGAAACTAAACCCACTGGGTTAGTTTCTGTCAACAATCTAATGACAAAATCAGCCTTCAGGCCTTTCTGCTGTAGGTGGATGATGCTCCTGCAGACTTGCTCCTTGGATGATTCTCCCCCGTATGTTGCTGTCATGGTTACAGGGTGAACTGTGctttgaatctttttttttttttttactccctcCCCTTAAGTGACAGGCCTGACTTCCTGCTCCTCACTCCGGGCGGAACAATGCAGTCCAACCAGTCTGGCTGTGGGTGTCAGACTCCTTGTTTCTCAACCACGTGAACTGAGGCCCAGCTGAGTTAGGAATCCGTAAGCCTTTTCGCTCTGGGGACCTGCGACCAGCAAAGTGGTTAAAAGTGACTCAGAACAGTTTCTTCAAAATAATGCATTATATATTCATTCCCACAGAGCAAAGGGTACAGACATTAAAGGGCTACATGCAGATTTCCCTTAGCCTAAGCCTTAATCTTTCCTCGCCAGCTTTCATGTGTCTCAGCCAGCCCTGTTGTCTGTGTCTACATTGGGAGAAGCTGACTGCCCCTGCTTCAATTGCTGTGTCTCTGTGTCCCCTTGCCAGCCTGTCAGCTCTCACTGACACTCCCAGGGCAGCCTCTTGCCACTCCTGTAGCCCTCGCCCTTTTCTGGGCCTAGGGTCCTCTAATGTTTAGTATCCTCCTTTTGATCCTAGGCTTAGCCTTAGGAAGAGCAATCCACTCTAGCCTTCCTGGAGTCTAGCAGGGGTTATTCCCCCAATAAACAGCTTCTCCATTGCTTCCTCAGAACCCTCATCTATGTTATTGTGTTACCTTTCCTGCTTGGGTCCTCTAACAACCCTTTTGCTCTAACTCCATGGTAAGTGACCCATCATAAACACACACAGCCATGCACCATATTTATAGAAAATAGTACAGCTATTTCCTGGTTGCATTGTCTGTTTAGGacctcagggctggattaacgtGAACTAAAGCATTTGTACTGTACCATGAAGTAgaacaacactgaaactgtttcATTTCTGTACGCTGTGAGGCACCTAGCACTATGTTCTTGGTAACTAATATGTGCCACAGTGTTGGCAGGTGAATATTCAAGGAGTCAGGTGGGAACTCTTGTCTCTCCAAGCCAATGGTACAATTCTTGGAGCAATTCCTGTTTTACATTTCACCAGGTGAAGGTATGATACTGTGTATCGAATCATAGGCCCGAACTCTGCTCCTGTTTATTCCTATGTGAATACTTTGACGTCACTAGGGTTGCGTGGATGTACTTGAAAGCAAGATTTGGCTAAGAGTCTGTAGAGGTGGAAGAGACCTGTTAATTCATCTGCTGTAGTCTGTTCACTGACCAGGGTGGGATTGTTCCCCTGTCTAGTTCTAAATGTCCCAAACAATGTGTCTTCCACCGCTTCCTTTAGAGGCTCATCACAGGATACCTCACTGCTAAGAAGTTTTTTCTATATCTTTAGCCTAAATATTACTTGCATCCTACGAGCCCCAGTCATATCTTGTCCTATTCAACACACTAAAAAAAAACTCCTGCCCCTCCTGAGTGTTTAC is part of the Chrysemys picta bellii isolate R12L10 chromosome 2, ASM1138683v2, whole genome shotgun sequence genome and harbors:
- the TMEM42 gene encoding transmembrane protein 42 yields the protein MLAGWGAAHSAVAGLLGALAACSAKLALGADYLRDACAAAAGGEAAEAAGACVWLHVVLRVGCVGLVFACNAVMWTFFAKALHYSSSSATATVTTTASNFISSAFLGKLLFGETRALLWWVGISVTLGGLLLLHTASPHTEQQHSEKKDK